In a single window of the Scophthalmus maximus strain ysfricsl-2021 chromosome 18, ASM2237912v1, whole genome shotgun sequence genome:
- the nhsl1b gene encoding NHS-like protein 1 isoform X2 yields the protein MPFHQRSIEPRRVSRLSARDGRTHGGEAGGRKPRRAVLFSAADEVSCHTLTSIIHQLSDLSRHASDIFLGIEMEAAAVFRRSRRIQGRLQSLQDEVLQLDPKKVQIPVSNLDEESKWTVHYTAPWHQQENVFLPGSRPPCVEDLHRQAKVNLKTALRECDKLRKDGFRSSQYYSQGPTFSDPSQSTGSLQDEEEEDETDKKSTASSVEDDKSQVSMRPQTPQGGGEGREGSEVDGQVIWNKGAPLPTPEEKMRQAAKAVPTDIVAINVTGAVFDRQATIRRSLINTDTVSRRPKKVKRRKTISGLPENFNLELAKGRGGELRPHSMFIPGQYSTLGRVGSVNSMLRRSETRDSGCQTEEIKVVPPSMRRIRAQRGQGIAAQMAGISTSSSTGSISISSSDSSGILMLPNQFNGDLSRFHSLPRQGARVSLSADPIYSSTPIKSEGQTTPQRQIGKLQVDDTVVHMRNAPRTGTLTRPKSQEVRGTQSSEWGGGPACVVSPHAAYSTSVIPNATLLSSTEVIALNTSSPLSHSPASVYATARPLSLAPSSNAGLLLSSPTTFTHSSTFPALATSTLSHTPQGGGLVVSAPASESGHSDSSMHSHSTLAPTPPSCLPEEQWIYDTPENVVLPHRTLTSSCSTPINQLYSSLDLSSRTTTDSSSVYSQDNDGYFTSMHLDSGLRSRSHGSGHGAAAGRATRHSMYECREMANQEDSGSLYSDRSLSRSISLRKAKKPPLPPARTDSLRRKPGAKKPLGAVSAISGANEPNGGMLNETLIASLQQSLQMGLRGGKGKGASPSSPSHSPSSDYDDPWVLRPRSHSSISAGSSAASLAANANCGGVSNVYSLCHVTPAHSDTSSLRSDYADSWGYYMDYPRNHGDQRAQTPPATDNMPAGAHRGELQDGGEIHSNSQAPGAPGKERGVAVKPKTSASSPDRVHRLTSPSSGYSSQSNTPTAGTPVPSLVRSMSPSGRPKPKVPERKSSLLSSVSMSSSSTSLSSNTSDSLKSSGPSPLPLSSSAPNTPLSPPPPFPAPLPPSATAGSTTPPPAPPLPTTPRGTSLTPLPACSTSPEFPPPPSPETLIHPSLSYNGSFSPPPPPPPMPSCGPPPPPPLPTFVPPSSYPSLVKAVKDAAKPATPDSPKPLITPFALQSVQLRSIKRPEKDINGKSDHVTAQETWADLPRSLQSQKLERSHSQLHSTVLPVFNSSPEEDFRNSSPSPVSKLLEELSFDCSDTDETPDSAVSNGKAADQSYTLSSGKDYDEEQESLPSPPQMSRSSPVKQKPPAVSKKPKLSFLPPFSTKLIDEQVPAQTITSLSQTEDQVDALQGQTKKEEREEESQQQEEISEPLAGSSEASTEIQDESRISTPVCQETSLDNGPCSNGEAYDEEDEDGDGTSSTTGSISSKEDDAGEVFDSRTAESSPAPSANGASEQNMVTPSPTRPRTTEDLFAAIHREGMQRVGASFLERSKRKILGRKESDEDKSRAGSQPQSPPATPTATSPGAASSLARQSGSIQRNLRKSATSSDTFKALLLKKGSRSETSFRMSATEMLRSTDPRFQRTRSESELDSPAASPSPPTTPHSPCASPGRSKRATDEWSRYEALALSSPTSPSFSMSGFRYGRSRTPPSAASSKYNARCRILSSPMTVICEREGELAESEYGDTAETLSGAAIHARPLLKGSNGTLSGESSS from the exons cGGTGTCTAACCTTGATGAGGAGAGCAAGTGGACGGTTCATTACACAGCCCCGTGGCACCAGCAGGAGAACGTCTTCCTACCAGGCAGCAGGCCGCCCTGCGTAGAAGACCTCCACCGCCAAGCCAAAGTTAACCTCAAGACTGCCCTGCGAG AATGTGACAAGTTGAGGAAAGACGGTTTCCGGAGCTCCCAGTACTACTCACAGGGTCCCACCTTTTCTGACCCGAGTCAGTCCACAGGCAGCctgcaggatgaggaggaggaggacgaaacTGACAAGAAG TCCACAGCTTCATCAGTGGAGGATGACAAATCCCAGGTCTCCATGAGGCCTCAGACCCCACAGGGAGGGGGCGAAGGAAGGGAGGGGTCTGAGGTTGACGGACAGGTGATATGGAACAAAGGCGCACCCCTCCCCACCCCGGAGGAAAAGATGAGGCAGGCAGCCAAGGCCGTGCCTACAGACATAGTTGCCATCAATGTCACAG GGGCAGTGTTTGACCGACAGGCGACTATCCGGCGCTCCCTCATTAACACTGACACCGTGTCCCGTCGGCCCAAGAAGGTCAAACGCAGAAAGACTATATCAGGGCTGCCTGAAAACTTCAACCTGGAGCTAG CAAAAGGACGTGGCGGAGAGCTCCGACCTCATTCCATGTTCATTCCGGGACAGTACTCCACTTTGGGCCGTGTGGGGAGCGTCAACTCAATGCTCCGACGttcagagaccagagactcagGCTGCCAGACAGAAGAAATAAAGGTTGTACCCCCATCCATGAGAAGAATTCGGGCACAGAGAGGACAGGGAATCGCGGCTCAGATGGCCGGCATTTCTACTTCCTCCTCAACCGGAAGTATATCTATCTCCAGCAGTGACAGCTCTGGGATCTTGATGCTGCCCAATCAGTTTAACGGAGACCTTTCCCGTTTCCACAGTCTGCCTCGACAGGGCGCCAGGGTGTCCCTCAGCGCTGATCCTATCTATAGCAGCACCCCCATCAAGTCAGAGGGGCAAACAACGCCCCAGAGGCAGATTGGAAAGCTTCAGGTTGATGATACAGTGGTGCACATGAGAAACGCCCCAAGGACAGGAACCCTGACCAGGCCCAAGTCCCAGGAAGTGAGGGGGACACAGTCCAGTGAGTGGGGTGGTGGTCCAGCTTGTGTGGTGTCGCCACATGCTGCCTATTCCACCTCAGTCATCCCCAATGCCACCCTGTTGAGCTCCACTGAGGTCATAGCCCTCAACACCTCCAGTCCCCTCTCCCACTCCCCAGCCTCAGTTTATGCCACAGCCCGGCCGCTCAGTCTGGCTCCTTCCTCCAACGCTGGTCTTCTGCTCTCCAGTCCGACAACCTTCACCCACAGCTCCACCTTCCCAGCGTTGGCCACATCTACCCTGTCTCATACACCACAGGGGGGCGGTCTGGTCGTCTCAGCGCCCGCTAGTGAGTCGGGGCACTCGGACAGTAGCATGCACAGCCACAGCACCTTGGCCCCCACACCTCCATCCTGTCTGCCGGAGGAGCAGTGGATCTACGACACACCAGAAAACGTGGTGCTCCCTCATCGCACGCtgacctccagctgctccactCCCATCAACCAGCTGTATAGCAGCCTGGACCTGTCCTCCAGGACCACTACTGATTCCAGCTCCGTTTACTCCCAGGACAATGACGGCTACTTCACCTCCATGCACCTGGACTCTGGCCTGCGCTCTCGCAGCCACGGCAGCGGGCACGGGGCAGCAGCTGGACGGGCCACCAGACACAGCATGTACGAGTGCCGTGAGATGGCCAATCAGGAAGACTCTGGAAGCTTGTACAGTGACCGCTCTCTATCGCGCAGCATCTCCCTCCGCAAGGCCAAGAAGCCTCCGCTGCCCCCGGCCCGTACAGACTCTCTGAGACGAAAGCCTGGTGCGAAAAAGCCGCTCGGAGCCGTCAGTGCCATCAGTGGTGCTAACGAACCGAACGGCGGCATGTTGAACGAGACTCTGATTGCCAGTTTGCAGCAGAGCCTACAGATGGGGCTGAggggagggaaaggaaagggCGCATCACCGTCGTCACCCTCTCACAGCCCAAGCAGCGACTACGATGACCCCTGGGTTCTGCGGCCGCGCAGTCACAGCAGCATCAGTGCAGGCAGCTCTGCAGCATCACTCGCAGCTAATGCAAACTGTGGCGGTGTGTCCAACGTCTACTCCCTTTGCCACGTGACGCCCGCTCACAGCGACACCAGCAGCTTGCGTTCGGACTATGCAGATTCCTGGGGTTATTACATGGACTATCCTCGTAACCATGGAGACCAGAGGGCGCAGACCCCTCCAGCCACAGATAACATGCCAGCTGGGGCTCACAGGGGTGAACTGCAGGACGGAGGTGAGATTCACAGCAACAGCCAGGCGCCTGGGGCTCCAGGGAAGGAGCGAGGGGTGGCTGTGAAGCCCAAAACGTCAGCCTCCTCTCCGGATAGGGTGCACAGACTGACCTCCCCGTCTAGCGGCTACTCCAGCCAGTCCAACACGCCCACGGCTGGAACCCCGGTGCCGTCATTAGTCAGGTCCATGTCTCCCTCTGGCCGGCCAAAGCCAAAAGTGCCCGAGAGGAagtcatctctcctctcctctgtatccatgtcctcctcttccacctccctctcctccaacACCTCGGACTCACTGAAGAGCTCAGGTCCTTCACCCctacccctctcctcctcagctcccaACACCCCTCTCAGCCCACCTCCACCCTTCCCAGCCCCTCTTCCACCAAGTGCGACCGCAGGTTCCACCAcccctccaccagctcccccGTTACCAACCACTCCACGGGGAACCTCTCTGACCCCGCTCCCTGCTTGTTCCACCTCCCCAGaatttccccctcctccatcccctgAAACACTAATCCACCCCAGTTTGTCCTACAATGGGAGCTTCAgtcctcccccgcctcctcctccgatgCCCTCCTGTGgaccccctccacctcctccactgccTACTTTTGTTCCACCTTCCTCCTACCCATCCCTCGTGAAGGCAGTGAAGGATGCTGCTAAACCAGCTACTCCCGACAGCCCTAAGCCTCTGATTACCCCGTTTGCACTTCAGAGTGTTCAGCTACGGTCAATCAAGAGGCCAGAGAAGGATATTAATGGCAAATCAGACCACGTCACAGCTCAGGAAACATGGGCGGACCTCCCTCGGAGTCTACAGTCCCAGAAGCTGGAGAGATCTCACTCCCAGCTGCATTCTACTGTGTTACCCGTGTTTAACAGCTCCCCAGAAGAAGATTTCCGCAATTCCTCACCATCGCCTGTGTCAAAGCTCTTAGAAGAGTTGTCATTTGACTGCAGCGACACAGATGAGACACCAGACAGTGCCGTCTCAAACGGGAAAGCTGCGGATCAGAGTTACACTCTTTCAAGCGGAAAAGATTATGATGAAGAGCAGGAATCACTGCCAAGTCCCCCACAGATGTCCCGGAGCTCCCCCGTCAAACAGAAGCCCCCAGCTGTCTCCAAGAAACCCAAACTCTCTTTTCTCCCACCATTTAGCACCAAACTAATCGACGAACAGGTTCCAGCTCAGACTATAACCAGCCTGTCCCAAACAGAAGACCAAGTGGATGCTCTGCAGggacagacaaagaaagaggagagagaggaggagagccagcAACAGGAGGAGATTTCAGAGCCATTAGCTGGGAGCAGTGAAGCATCCACTGAAATCCAGGACGAGTCCAGAATCTCTACTCCTGTCTGCCAGGAGACGAGTCTGGACAACGGACCGTGTAGCAATGGAGAGGCCTACgatgaggaagacgaggacggtGATGGAACGAGCAGCACGACTGGATCCATCAGCTCCAAGGAGGACGACGCAG GTGAAGTGTTCGACTCCAGGACGGCTGAATCGTCTCCGGCCCCGTCAGCCAACGGGGCGTCCGAGCAGAACATGGTGACCCCCTCTCCCACGCGGCCCAGAACCACCGAGGACCTCTTTGCCGCCATTCACAG AGAGGGCATGCAGCGGGTGGGTGCGTCCTTTCTAGAGAG GTCAAAGCGCAAGATCCTGGGTCGCAAGGAGTCTGACGAGGACAAGTCCCGAGCTGGGAGCCAGCCACAGTCTCCGCCCGCCACCCCTACGGCCACGTCCCCGGGGGCGGCGTCCTCTCTGGCGCGGCAGTCGGGCTCCATCCAACGCAACCTCCGCAAGTCGGCCACCAGCAGCGACACCTTCAAGGCCCTTCTCCTCAAGAAGGGCAGCCGCTCGGAGACCAGCTTCAGGATGTCCGCTACCGAGATGCTCCGCTCCACCGACCCTCGCTTCCAGCGAACGCGGTCCGAGTCGGAGTTGGACTCCCCCGCTGCTTCGCCCTCCCCGCCGACCACCCCGCACAGCCCCTGCGCCTCCCCCGGCCGCAGTAAACGGGCGACAGACGAGTGGAGCCGCTACGAGGCCTTGGCTCTGTCCTCGCCGACTTCGCCGTCCTTTTCAATGAGCGGGTTTAGGTACGGGCGCTCTCGCACGCCGCCCTCGGCCGCCAGCAGCAAGTACAATGCGCGCTGCCGAATCCTCAGCAGCCCAATGACAGTAATCTGCGAACGTGAGGGGGAGTTGGCCGAGAGCGAATACGGGGACACTGCAGAAACTCTGTCTGGAGCCGCCATCCACGCTCGCCCCTTGCTCAAAGGCTCCAACGGCACTTTATCTGGAGAGAGCAGCAGTTAG
- the nhsl1b gene encoding NHS-like protein 1 isoform X13: MRGDRRSSSFHKDKPAGLSRALSWLSVSTLSRQSRRMFHSQSELHAVHKGHTYSHSHTHLHAADGDEDDDDNWVYQPQHKIAVSNLDEESKWTVHYTAPWHQQENVFLPGSRPPCVEDLHRQAKVNLKTALRECDKLRKDGFRSSQYYSQGPTFSDPSQSTGSLQDEEEEDETDKKSTASSVEDDKSQVSMRPQTPQGGGEGREGSEVDGQVIWNKGAPLPTPEEKMRQAAKAVPTDIVAINVTGAVFDRQATIRRSLINTDTVSRRPKKVKRRKTISGLPENFNLELAAKGRGGELRPHSMFIPGQYSTLGRVGSVNSMLRRSETRDSGCQTEEIKVVPPSMRRIRAQRGQGIAAQMAGISTSSSTGSISISSSDSSGILMLPNQFNGDLSRFHSLPRQGARVSLSADPIYSSTPIKSEGQTTPQRQIGKLQVDDTVVHMRNAPRTGTLTRPKSQEVRGTQSSEWGGGPACVVSPHAAYSTSVIPNATLLSSTEVIALNTSSPLSHSPASVYATARPLSLAPSSNAGLLLSSPTTFTHSSTFPALATSTLSHTPQGGGLVVSAPASESGHSDSSMHSHSTLAPTPPSCLPEEQWIYDTPENVVLPHRTLTSSCSTPINQLYSSLDLSSRTTTDSSSVYSQDNDGYFTSMHLDSGLRSRSHGSGHGAAAGRATRHSMYECREMANQEDSGSLYSDRSLSRSISLRKAKKPPLPPARTDSLRRKPGAKKPLGAVSAISGANEPNGGMLNETLIASLQQSLQMGLRGGKGKGASPSSPSHSPSSDYDDPWVLRPRSHSSISAGSSAASLAANANCGGVSNVYSLCHVTPAHSDTSSLRSDYADSWGYYMDYPRNHGDQRAQTPPATDNMPAGAHRGELQDGGEIHSNSQAPGAPGKERGVAVKPKTSASSPDRVHRLTSPSSGYSSQSNTPTAGTPVPSLVRSMSPSGRPKPKVPERKSSLLSSVSMSSSSTSLSSNTSDSLKSSGPSPLPLSSSAPNTPLSPPPPFPAPLPPSATAGSTTPPPAPPLPTTPRGTSLTPLPACSTSPEFPPPPSPETLIHPSLSYNGSFSPPPPPPPMPSCGPPPPPPLPTFVPPSSYPSLVKAVKDAAKPATPDSPKPLITPFALQSVQLRSIKRPEKDINGKSDHVTAQETWADLPRSLQSQKLERSHSQLHSTVLPVFNSSPEEDFRNSSPSPVSKLLEELSFDCSDTDETPDSAVSNGKAADQSYTLSSGKDYDEEQESLPSPPQMSRSSPVKQKPPAVSKKPKLSFLPPFSTKLIDEQVPAQTITSLSQTEDQVDALQGQTKKEEREEESQQQEEISEPLAGSSEASTEIQDESRISTPVCQETSLDNGPCSNGEAYDEEDEDGDGTSSTTGSISSKEDDAGEVFDSRTAESSPAPSANGASEQNMVTPSPTRPRTTEDLFAAIHRSKRKILGRKESDEDKSRAGSQPQSPPATPTATSPGAASSLARQSGSIQRNLRKSATSSDTFKALLLKKGSRSETSFRMSATEMLRSTDPRFQRTRSESELDSPAASPSPPTTPHSPCASPGRSKRATDEWSRYEALALSSPTSPSFSMSGFRYGRSRTPPSAASSKYNARCRILSSPMTVICEREGELAESEYGDTAETLSGAAIHARPLLKGSNGTLSGESSS, translated from the exons cGGTGTCTAACCTTGATGAGGAGAGCAAGTGGACGGTTCATTACACAGCCCCGTGGCACCAGCAGGAGAACGTCTTCCTACCAGGCAGCAGGCCGCCCTGCGTAGAAGACCTCCACCGCCAAGCCAAAGTTAACCTCAAGACTGCCCTGCGAG AATGTGACAAGTTGAGGAAAGACGGTTTCCGGAGCTCCCAGTACTACTCACAGGGTCCCACCTTTTCTGACCCGAGTCAGTCCACAGGCAGCctgcaggatgaggaggaggaggacgaaacTGACAAGAAG TCCACAGCTTCATCAGTGGAGGATGACAAATCCCAGGTCTCCATGAGGCCTCAGACCCCACAGGGAGGGGGCGAAGGAAGGGAGGGGTCTGAGGTTGACGGACAGGTGATATGGAACAAAGGCGCACCCCTCCCCACCCCGGAGGAAAAGATGAGGCAGGCAGCCAAGGCCGTGCCTACAGACATAGTTGCCATCAATGTCACAG GGGCAGTGTTTGACCGACAGGCGACTATCCGGCGCTCCCTCATTAACACTGACACCGTGTCCCGTCGGCCCAAGAAGGTCAAACGCAGAAAGACTATATCAGGGCTGCCTGAAAACTTCAACCTGGAGCTAG CAGCAAAAGGACGTGGCGGAGAGCTCCGACCTCATTCCATGTTCATTCCGGGACAGTACTCCACTTTGGGCCGTGTGGGGAGCGTCAACTCAATGCTCCGACGttcagagaccagagactcagGCTGCCAGACAGAAGAAATAAAGGTTGTACCCCCATCCATGAGAAGAATTCGGGCACAGAGAGGACAGGGAATCGCGGCTCAGATGGCCGGCATTTCTACTTCCTCCTCAACCGGAAGTATATCTATCTCCAGCAGTGACAGCTCTGGGATCTTGATGCTGCCCAATCAGTTTAACGGAGACCTTTCCCGTTTCCACAGTCTGCCTCGACAGGGCGCCAGGGTGTCCCTCAGCGCTGATCCTATCTATAGCAGCACCCCCATCAAGTCAGAGGGGCAAACAACGCCCCAGAGGCAGATTGGAAAGCTTCAGGTTGATGATACAGTGGTGCACATGAGAAACGCCCCAAGGACAGGAACCCTGACCAGGCCCAAGTCCCAGGAAGTGAGGGGGACACAGTCCAGTGAGTGGGGTGGTGGTCCAGCTTGTGTGGTGTCGCCACATGCTGCCTATTCCACCTCAGTCATCCCCAATGCCACCCTGTTGAGCTCCACTGAGGTCATAGCCCTCAACACCTCCAGTCCCCTCTCCCACTCCCCAGCCTCAGTTTATGCCACAGCCCGGCCGCTCAGTCTGGCTCCTTCCTCCAACGCTGGTCTTCTGCTCTCCAGTCCGACAACCTTCACCCACAGCTCCACCTTCCCAGCGTTGGCCACATCTACCCTGTCTCATACACCACAGGGGGGCGGTCTGGTCGTCTCAGCGCCCGCTAGTGAGTCGGGGCACTCGGACAGTAGCATGCACAGCCACAGCACCTTGGCCCCCACACCTCCATCCTGTCTGCCGGAGGAGCAGTGGATCTACGACACACCAGAAAACGTGGTGCTCCCTCATCGCACGCtgacctccagctgctccactCCCATCAACCAGCTGTATAGCAGCCTGGACCTGTCCTCCAGGACCACTACTGATTCCAGCTCCGTTTACTCCCAGGACAATGACGGCTACTTCACCTCCATGCACCTGGACTCTGGCCTGCGCTCTCGCAGCCACGGCAGCGGGCACGGGGCAGCAGCTGGACGGGCCACCAGACACAGCATGTACGAGTGCCGTGAGATGGCCAATCAGGAAGACTCTGGAAGCTTGTACAGTGACCGCTCTCTATCGCGCAGCATCTCCCTCCGCAAGGCCAAGAAGCCTCCGCTGCCCCCGGCCCGTACAGACTCTCTGAGACGAAAGCCTGGTGCGAAAAAGCCGCTCGGAGCCGTCAGTGCCATCAGTGGTGCTAACGAACCGAACGGCGGCATGTTGAACGAGACTCTGATTGCCAGTTTGCAGCAGAGCCTACAGATGGGGCTGAggggagggaaaggaaagggCGCATCACCGTCGTCACCCTCTCACAGCCCAAGCAGCGACTACGATGACCCCTGGGTTCTGCGGCCGCGCAGTCACAGCAGCATCAGTGCAGGCAGCTCTGCAGCATCACTCGCAGCTAATGCAAACTGTGGCGGTGTGTCCAACGTCTACTCCCTTTGCCACGTGACGCCCGCTCACAGCGACACCAGCAGCTTGCGTTCGGACTATGCAGATTCCTGGGGTTATTACATGGACTATCCTCGTAACCATGGAGACCAGAGGGCGCAGACCCCTCCAGCCACAGATAACATGCCAGCTGGGGCTCACAGGGGTGAACTGCAGGACGGAGGTGAGATTCACAGCAACAGCCAGGCGCCTGGGGCTCCAGGGAAGGAGCGAGGGGTGGCTGTGAAGCCCAAAACGTCAGCCTCCTCTCCGGATAGGGTGCACAGACTGACCTCCCCGTCTAGCGGCTACTCCAGCCAGTCCAACACGCCCACGGCTGGAACCCCGGTGCCGTCATTAGTCAGGTCCATGTCTCCCTCTGGCCGGCCAAAGCCAAAAGTGCCCGAGAGGAagtcatctctcctctcctctgtatccatgtcctcctcttccacctccctctcctccaacACCTCGGACTCACTGAAGAGCTCAGGTCCTTCACCCctacccctctcctcctcagctcccaACACCCCTCTCAGCCCACCTCCACCCTTCCCAGCCCCTCTTCCACCAAGTGCGACCGCAGGTTCCACCAcccctccaccagctcccccGTTACCAACCACTCCACGGGGAACCTCTCTGACCCCGCTCCCTGCTTGTTCCACCTCCCCAGaatttccccctcctccatcccctgAAACACTAATCCACCCCAGTTTGTCCTACAATGGGAGCTTCAgtcctcccccgcctcctcctccgatgCCCTCCTGTGgaccccctccacctcctccactgccTACTTTTGTTCCACCTTCCTCCTACCCATCCCTCGTGAAGGCAGTGAAGGATGCTGCTAAACCAGCTACTCCCGACAGCCCTAAGCCTCTGATTACCCCGTTTGCACTTCAGAGTGTTCAGCTACGGTCAATCAAGAGGCCAGAGAAGGATATTAATGGCAAATCAGACCACGTCACAGCTCAGGAAACATGGGCGGACCTCCCTCGGAGTCTACAGTCCCAGAAGCTGGAGAGATCTCACTCCCAGCTGCATTCTACTGTGTTACCCGTGTTTAACAGCTCCCCAGAAGAAGATTTCCGCAATTCCTCACCATCGCCTGTGTCAAAGCTCTTAGAAGAGTTGTCATTTGACTGCAGCGACACAGATGAGACACCAGACAGTGCCGTCTCAAACGGGAAAGCTGCGGATCAGAGTTACACTCTTTCAAGCGGAAAAGATTATGATGAAGAGCAGGAATCACTGCCAAGTCCCCCACAGATGTCCCGGAGCTCCCCCGTCAAACAGAAGCCCCCAGCTGTCTCCAAGAAACCCAAACTCTCTTTTCTCCCACCATTTAGCACCAAACTAATCGACGAACAGGTTCCAGCTCAGACTATAACCAGCCTGTCCCAAACAGAAGACCAAGTGGATGCTCTGCAGggacagacaaagaaagaggagagagaggaggagagccagcAACAGGAGGAGATTTCAGAGCCATTAGCTGGGAGCAGTGAAGCATCCACTGAAATCCAGGACGAGTCCAGAATCTCTACTCCTGTCTGCCAGGAGACGAGTCTGGACAACGGACCGTGTAGCAATGGAGAGGCCTACgatgaggaagacgaggacggtGATGGAACGAGCAGCACGACTGGATCCATCAGCTCCAAGGAGGACGACGCAG GTGAAGTGTTCGACTCCAGGACGGCTGAATCGTCTCCGGCCCCGTCAGCCAACGGGGCGTCCGAGCAGAACATGGTGACCCCCTCTCCCACGCGGCCCAGAACCACCGAGGACCTCTTTGCCGCCATTCACAG GTCAAAGCGCAAGATCCTGGGTCGCAAGGAGTCTGACGAGGACAAGTCCCGAGCTGGGAGCCAGCCACAGTCTCCGCCCGCCACCCCTACGGCCACGTCCCCGGGGGCGGCGTCCTCTCTGGCGCGGCAGTCGGGCTCCATCCAACGCAACCTCCGCAAGTCGGCCACCAGCAGCGACACCTTCAAGGCCCTTCTCCTCAAGAAGGGCAGCCGCTCGGAGACCAGCTTCAGGATGTCCGCTACCGAGATGCTCCGCTCCACCGACCCTCGCTTCCAGCGAACGCGGTCCGAGTCGGAGTTGGACTCCCCCGCTGCTTCGCCCTCCCCGCCGACCACCCCGCACAGCCCCTGCGCCTCCCCCGGCCGCAGTAAACGGGCGACAGACGAGTGGAGCCGCTACGAGGCCTTGGCTCTGTCCTCGCCGACTTCGCCGTCCTTTTCAATGAGCGGGTTTAGGTACGGGCGCTCTCGCACGCCGCCCTCGGCCGCCAGCAGCAAGTACAATGCGCGCTGCCGAATCCTCAGCAGCCCAATGACAGTAATCTGCGAACGTGAGGGGGAGTTGGCCGAGAGCGAATACGGGGACACTGCAGAAACTCTGTCTGGAGCCGCCATCCACGCTCGCCCCTTGCTCAAAGGCTCCAACGGCACTTTATCTGGAGAGAGCAGCAGTTAG